In a genomic window of Gemella haemolysans ATCC 10379:
- a CDS encoding co-chaperone GroES, which translates to MIKPLFDNVLLKKVEEEKATTSGIVLASKEETSNIAIVVALGDSCLLSKDNDGELSEGSKVVFSDNYKKVNFKNEEYYLVNEEEVLAVIED; encoded by the coding sequence ATGATTAAACCATTATTTGATAATGTATTATTAAAAAAAGTAGAGGAAGAAAAAGCAACAACTAGTGGAATAGTTTTAGCTTCAAAAGAAGAAACTTCAAATATTGCGATTGTAGTTGCTTTAGGAGATAGTTGTTTATTATCAAAAGATAATGACGGAGAACTTTCTGAAGGAAGTAAAGTAGTATTTTCAGATAATTATAAAAAAGTTAATTTTAAAAATGAAGAATACTATTTAGTAAACGAAGAAGAAGTTCTAGCTGTTATTGAAGATTAG